Proteins encoded within one genomic window of Flavobacterium gilvum:
- a CDS encoding TolC family protein translates to MQNIKFHIVLSCLILCVAISKAQTLTLDNVLSTINTNNPQLKMYDADIQSMDASAKGARSWMPPQVETGLFMTPYNTKMWKADEMNPGMGSYMLGVTQMIPNASKLNANENLMKAMSSVENENKNFTLNQLNALAKTYYYEWIIIRKKIKIAQDNLQLLDYMIKSMEIRYQYNMDKLPSYYKAKSQYATLQSMIVMLENDISQRKYMLNTLMSRDKNVDFDIDSNYEIKDFNLFETDLSSYINNRSDIKAIDKTKEINNYKIEVEKVSTRPEFGVKYDHMFAFGNQPQQFSLMGMMTIPMSWSTKMNKANIESYRLKNESLDWQKQMIANEVNGMIKGMNAEFLNLKKQYQITQDNIIPALKRNYDTAILAWQNNTGDLFVALEAWEAMNMTQIDALDKLKSILTTQVEIEKQLEVK, encoded by the coding sequence ATGCAAAACATTAAATTTCATATCGTCCTAAGTTGTTTGATTTTATGCGTTGCAATCAGCAAAGCCCAAACACTTACGTTGGATAATGTCTTGAGTACAATCAATACAAATAATCCACAATTGAAAATGTATGATGCCGATATCCAAAGTATGGATGCTTCGGCCAAAGGAGCCAGAAGTTGGATGCCTCCACAAGTGGAAACGGGATTATTTATGACTCCCTATAATACCAAAATGTGGAAAGCAGATGAAATGAACCCCGGTATGGGAAGCTATATGTTGGGTGTAACCCAAATGATTCCGAATGCTTCTAAATTAAATGCCAATGAAAATTTGATGAAAGCGATGTCATCGGTCGAAAATGAAAATAAAAATTTCACTCTGAACCAGTTAAACGCATTGGCAAAAACTTATTATTACGAATGGATTATCATTAGAAAAAAAATAAAAATAGCCCAAGACAATCTCCAGCTCCTTGATTATATGATTAAAAGCATGGAAATACGTTATCAGTACAACATGGATAAATTGCCATCATATTATAAAGCCAAGTCGCAATATGCTACTTTGCAAAGTATGATTGTGATGTTGGAAAATGATATTTCCCAGCGAAAATACATGCTCAATACTTTAATGTCGCGTGATAAAAATGTGGATTTTGACATTGATTCAAACTACGAGATTAAGGATTTCAATCTTTTTGAAACCGATTTGTCTTCTTATATCAACAATCGCAGTGACATCAAAGCCATTGACAAAACCAAGGAAATCAATAATTATAAAATTGAGGTGGAGAAAGTATCAACCAGACCGGAATTTGGCGTAAAGTACGACCATATGTTTGCTTTCGGGAATCAGCCACAGCAGTTTTCATTAATGGGAATGATGACAATTCCGATGTCTTGGTCAACTAAAATGAATAAAGCGAATATCGAAAGTTATCGTCTAAAAAACGAAAGTTTGGATTGGCAAAAACAAATGATTGCCAACGAAGTAAACGGAATGATAAAAGGCATGAATGCTGAATTTTTGAATCTGAAAAAACAATACCAAATTACCCAAGACAACATTATTCCTGCTTTAAAAAGAAATTATGATACCGCGATTTTAGCTTGGCAAAACAACACCGGGGATTTATTCGTTGCATTAGAAGCTTGGGAAGCTATGAATATGACTCAAATCGATGCATTGGATAAATTAAAATCAATTTTAACAACACAAGTAGAAATAGAAAAACAACTAGAAGTCAAATAA
- a CDS encoding efflux RND transporter periplasmic adaptor subunit, with product MSKYTKYGLVGIAILIVGIAIYFLATKSGNHSEMEHQNEVYTCSMHPEVIKDKPGSCPICGMALVKKITEDHSDTNDSIDDLLKPTDKFVVGNYQTTTAKDTIIRSNISLPGIVTYDSNSAVNISARINGRIEKMYVNYKYQRVTKGQKIFELYSPELLTEQQNFIYLISNDSQNTSIINSAKQKLLLYGMSNNQISALASAKKVNPVIAVYSPANGIITGTEKMTNPDTSSMQNVSNTTEALDVKEGSYIKKGEVVFKLMNTDKVWGIFNVLQGYSSLIKINQSIDITSELEEKNTIYAKINFVETQLNPTDKTNRVRVYLNNANIKLPIGTRLQGSVQLNSTKAIWLHKQALVSLGNKKVVFIKLDNGFKAKAIQTGLEIDDFVQILEGLSVGDTIAQNAQYLIDSESFIKTE from the coding sequence ATGAGTAAATACACGAAATATGGTTTAGTTGGGATTGCTATTTTGATTGTTGGAATTGCAATCTATTTCCTTGCAACCAAATCAGGAAATCATTCTGAAATGGAACATCAAAATGAAGTTTACACTTGCTCGATGCATCCCGAAGTGATTAAAGACAAACCGGGCAGTTGTCCTATTTGCGGAATGGCTTTGGTAAAAAAAATAACCGAAGACCATTCTGACACAAATGATTCTATCGACGACCTTCTGAAACCCACCGATAAGTTTGTCGTGGGAAATTATCAAACCACCACTGCGAAAGACACCATTATAAGAAGTAATATCAGTTTGCCTGGAATTGTCACTTACGATTCGAATTCTGCGGTAAATATCTCGGCAAGAATCAATGGTCGAATAGAGAAAATGTATGTCAATTATAAGTACCAAAGAGTAACGAAAGGACAAAAAATATTTGAATTATACAGCCCGGAATTATTGACTGAACAGCAAAATTTTATTTATTTGATTTCCAATGACAGTCAAAATACATCGATTATCAATTCAGCAAAACAGAAATTATTGCTTTATGGAATGTCCAATAATCAGATAAGTGCATTGGCTTCCGCTAAAAAAGTAAATCCTGTAATTGCTGTTTATAGTCCTGCTAACGGAATCATTACCGGAACCGAAAAAATGACTAATCCTGATACTTCTTCGATGCAGAATGTAAGCAATACTACAGAAGCTTTGGATGTTAAAGAAGGAAGTTATATCAAGAAAGGAGAAGTTGTTTTTAAGTTGATGAATACCGATAAAGTTTGGGGTATTTTCAATGTTTTGCAAGGATATAGTAGCCTAATTAAAATCAATCAGTCCATTGACATCACTTCTGAATTGGAAGAAAAGAATACTATTTACGCAAAAATAAATTTTGTGGAAACGCAATTAAATCCAACTGACAAGACCAATAGAGTCCGGGTATATCTGAATAATGCAAATATAAAACTGCCCATAGGCACAAGATTGCAGGGAAGCGTGCAATTAAATTCCACAAAGGCAATTTGGTTGCATAAACAAGCTTTGGTTAGTTTAGGTAACAAAAAAGTTGTTTTTATAAAATTGGACAATGGTTTCAAAGCAAAAGCCATCCAAACAGGACTGGAAATAGATGATTTTGTTCAAATACTTGAAGGGCTTTCTGTGGGAGATACAATAGCCCAAAATGCACAATATCTAATCGACAGCGAAAGCTTTATTAAAACCGAATAA
- a CDS encoding efflux RND transporter periplasmic adaptor subunit: MMKYEVFTNTIKIKMMSNTMKKISLLSLLFTTMIACNTKNKEDHSGHKTTAEDVFYTCSMDPQVKEDKPGKCPICHMKLTPIKHDNSEANEISLSKQQIRLGNITTQTISKSQSSLEQNYTGVLAINQEKANTVSARAMGRIDKLFFKTIGEYVKKNEPVYSLYSEDIAIAKQDYLTAYKQLAMPGDFGKNAQNMLKSAKQKLLFFGLTNAQIESIKTKAEVSPNTIFHSTASGYISEIIATEGSYAMEGSAVIKLADLSSLWLETQVNVSYAKNVHPGQIAKVVFPDFPDKIINAKVSFINPEINPDTRLLLVRLEIPNHDSQLKPGMQAVVKLTQSNVKGLFIPVDAVIREENASYIWVEKRPGVFENVMVETGAEVEGMIEIKSEIDSSKKVVITGAYAINSEYKFRKGSDPMEGMKM, translated from the coding sequence ATGATGAAATACGAAGTATTCACCAATACAATTAAAATCAAAATGATGAGTAATACAATGAAAAAAATCAGTTTACTATCATTACTCTTTACAACAATGATAGCTTGTAATACTAAAAACAAAGAAGACCACAGCGGACACAAAACGACAGCTGAGGATGTTTTCTATACTTGTTCTATGGATCCGCAAGTGAAGGAAGACAAACCGGGGAAATGCCCTATTTGCCACATGAAGCTTACGCCAATAAAGCATGATAACTCCGAGGCCAACGAAATAAGTTTGAGTAAACAGCAAATCCGACTAGGGAATATTACTACTCAAACCATTTCAAAAAGCCAAAGCAGTCTGGAGCAAAATTATACCGGAGTATTAGCCATTAATCAGGAAAAAGCCAATACTGTTTCGGCAAGAGCAATGGGACGCATCGATAAGTTGTTTTTCAAAACCATTGGCGAGTATGTCAAAAAAAATGAACCGGTTTATTCTTTATATAGCGAAGATATAGCTATTGCAAAACAGGATTATTTAACAGCCTACAAACAATTGGCCATGCCGGGGGATTTTGGCAAAAATGCCCAAAATATGCTCAAATCGGCCAAACAAAAATTATTGTTTTTTGGATTAACCAATGCACAAATTGAAAGTATAAAGACCAAGGCTGAAGTTTCTCCCAATACTATTTTTCACAGTACGGCTAGTGGTTATATTTCTGAAATAATTGCAACAGAAGGCAGTTATGCGATGGAAGGTTCGGCAGTGATTAAATTGGCCGATTTAAGCAGTCTTTGGCTCGAAACCCAAGTAAATGTGTCCTATGCCAAAAATGTACATCCTGGACAAATCGCGAAAGTTGTTTTTCCTGATTTTCCTGATAAAATAATTAATGCAAAAGTTTCATTTATTAATCCCGAAATCAATCCCGACACCAGACTGCTTCTGGTTCGATTGGAAATTCCCAATCACGATTCCCAATTAAAACCCGGAATGCAAGCCGTAGTTAAATTGACCCAATCCAATGTAAAAGGATTGTTTATACCTGTAGATGCAGTGATTCGGGAAGAAAATGCCTCTTATATTTGGGTAGAAAAAAGACCCGGTGTGTTTGAAAATGTTATGGTAGAAACAGGAGCCGAAGTCGAGGGCATGATTGAAATTAAATCTGAAATAGACAGCTCCAAAAAAGTGGTTATCACAGGAGCCTATGCCATAAACAGCGAATATAAATTCCGTAAAGGTAGTGACCCTATGGAGGGGATGAAAATGTAA
- a CDS encoding helix-turn-helix domain-containing protein, which yields MSKETIQEAIGKFIYNERKKQKLSLTALSIKVYKNKCSATRIGNIEKGKIRDCSVNTIAELIYALGYDLREIFKE from the coding sequence ATGTCAAAAGAAACCATTCAAGAAGCAATTGGTAAATTCATTTACAACGAGCGGAAAAAACAGAAGTTAAGCCTAACAGCATTATCTATTAAAGTATATAAAAACAAATGTTCGGCAACACGAATCGGAAATATCGAAAAAGGTAAAATAAGAGACTGCTCCGTAAATACCATTGCAGAACTAATTTATGCATTAGGCTATGACTTGAGAGAAATTTTCAAAGAATAA
- a CDS encoding DUF6371 domain-containing protein has product MRNLKLSKRRNLVKYCRCGKSNKDGKFVPFEGYTDYGHCHSCCKTFFPDVGTIVEPIDIKYKKEIPLPPTYYSPELVESTVLDDAISNFIKFNRKLFPDDIIIENINKYFVGTWGGKVVFWEVNQQWKAVYGQVMEYDPETGKRSYLENGDADITSMRVSLKLWKFKDDRCLCGLHLINENTKIVAFVEAYKTLFIMSMVKREITWVSGGNKGSFKYDLLKPIKHCTIIAFPDKGEYDDWVQKAIELNKKGFKIIVNDFIENRDYPKGTDLADVYIELRTKSNTVTESTISYTEKFPEKNDGEFSEESLEVFRMFQDRKIKRLEMTKEESYKAIQDFIDHNTDTYRL; this is encoded by the coding sequence ATGAGAAATCTAAAACTTAGCAAAAGACGAAATTTAGTAAAATATTGCCGTTGTGGAAAAAGTAATAAAGATGGAAAATTTGTTCCCTTTGAAGGTTATACAGATTATGGACATTGTCATAGTTGCTGTAAAACTTTTTTTCCTGATGTTGGTACAATAGTTGAGCCAATTGATATAAAATATAAAAAAGAAATTCCTTTACCCCCAACTTATTACAGTCCTGAATTGGTGGAAAGTACCGTATTGGATGATGCTATAAGTAATTTTATCAAATTCAATAGAAAACTATTTCCTGATGACATAATAATTGAGAACATCAATAAATATTTTGTCGGCACATGGGGAGGAAAAGTAGTGTTTTGGGAAGTTAACCAACAATGGAAAGCGGTCTACGGCCAAGTGATGGAATATGATCCAGAAACAGGTAAACGTTCTTACCTGGAAAATGGCGATGCTGACATAACCTCTATGAGAGTTAGTTTGAAGTTATGGAAATTCAAAGATGATCGTTGTTTATGTGGATTGCATTTAATCAACGAAAACACTAAGATAGTAGCTTTTGTAGAAGCTTATAAAACACTCTTTATAATGAGTATGGTTAAGCGTGAAATTACATGGGTATCAGGAGGAAATAAAGGTAGTTTTAAATATGATTTATTGAAACCAATTAAGCATTGCACCATTATTGCTTTCCCTGATAAAGGGGAATATGATGATTGGGTGCAAAAAGCAATTGAGCTAAATAAAAAGGGTTTCAAGATAATAGTGAATGATTTTATAGAAAATAGGGATTACCCAAAAGGAACCGATTTGGCAGATGTATATATTGAATTAAGAACAAAATCAAATACAGTAACTGAAAGTACTATATCATATACCGAAAAATTTCCAGAAAAGAATGATGGTGAATTTTCAGAAGAAAGCCTTGAAGTATTTCGGATGTTTCAGGATCGGAAAATCAAAAGGTTAGAAATGACAAAAGAGGAATCTTATAAAGCAATCCAAGATTTTATTGACCACAATACGGATACGTATAGGTTATAA
- a CDS encoding AAA family ATPase translates to MSTDNTNSPEKSLVNRPIKDTKFNDLNELSTAIDEAMNSNLSENQVVELHLLNRLKFKIDLKEKIPPPKIAWSLSSSKNAGEDIFGTMGNFGLITGKAKSKKTFFIGIALATALNNNRSLLNRFKSHLPSNKNEVLYIDTEQSKYHVQNAVKRICKLINVDEPANLHAFNLRSLSPAERLQFVELEIYLNDKIGFVVIDGIKDLVTSINDETEATMIATKLLKWTEERDIYILTVLHQNKGDNNARGHIGTELINKAEIVLSVTALENDKEISIVETQQCRNREPENFAFKIDEDGLPFLVPMDELPIKRTSSSFNPTDLEDYQKYKLLTEVFSQDKEFKYGQLIIQIKLALKNQFNKDIGNNRIKILTTECYNKGWLIQEDNKGPYTLGEY, encoded by the coding sequence ATGAGTACGGATAATACTAATAGCCCAGAGAAATCTTTGGTAAATCGACCTATCAAAGATACAAAATTTAATGATTTAAATGAGCTTAGCACTGCTATTGATGAAGCAATGAATAGTAATTTAAGTGAAAATCAAGTTGTTGAACTACACTTACTTAATCGACTTAAATTCAAAATTGACTTAAAAGAAAAAATTCCGCCCCCAAAAATCGCTTGGAGTCTTAGTAGCTCAAAAAACGCAGGGGAAGATATTTTTGGAACTATGGGCAATTTTGGGTTAATAACTGGCAAAGCCAAGTCCAAAAAAACATTTTTTATTGGAATAGCATTGGCAACAGCATTAAACAACAACCGAAGCTTGCTGAATCGATTCAAAAGCCATCTACCAAGCAATAAAAATGAAGTTCTCTACATTGATACGGAGCAAAGCAAATATCACGTTCAGAACGCTGTCAAGCGTATATGCAAGCTAATTAATGTAGACGAACCTGCGAACTTACATGCATTTAATTTAAGAAGTTTAAGTCCAGCCGAAAGGTTGCAATTTGTCGAATTAGAAATTTACTTAAATGATAAAATCGGATTTGTTGTAATTGATGGAATTAAAGATTTAGTGACCTCCATTAATGATGAGACGGAAGCGACAATGATAGCTACGAAGTTATTGAAGTGGACAGAGGAAAGGGATATTTATATTTTAACCGTATTGCACCAAAATAAAGGCGATAATAATGCAAGGGGACATATTGGAACTGAATTGATTAACAAGGCGGAAATAGTTCTTTCTGTTACTGCCTTGGAGAATGATAAAGAAATTTCAATAGTTGAAACCCAACAATGCAGAAACCGTGAGCCTGAAAATTTTGCTTTTAAGATTGATGAAGACGGTCTACCTTTTTTGGTGCCAATGGATGAACTGCCAATTAAAAGAACATCCAGTTCTTTTAACCCAACAGATTTAGAAGACTATCAAAAATATAAATTATTAACTGAAGTATTTAGCCAGGATAAAGAATTTAAATATGGACAATTGATCATCCAAATAAAGCTTGCTTTAAAGAATCAATTTAATAAGGACATAGGCAATAATCGTATTAAGATTTTAACGACTGAGTGCTATAACAAAGGTTGGCTAATTCAGGAAGACAATAAAGGTCCCTACACTCTTGGAGAATATTAA
- a CDS encoding helix-turn-helix domain-containing protein, with protein MSATVQFIQYDAEKLEAKLMAGVDSKLDEFLKHFKPVQPAEYLTRQQVAQMFDVDLSTVHNWCKSKKLNPLGIGSRVYFLRSEIEASLIPLNK; from the coding sequence ATGAGTGCAACAGTTCAATTTATCCAGTACGACGCAGAAAAACTAGAAGCCAAATTAATGGCAGGAGTTGACAGCAAATTAGACGAATTTTTAAAACACTTCAAACCAGTACAACCCGCAGAATATTTGACACGTCAACAAGTGGCTCAAATGTTTGACGTGGATTTGTCAACGGTTCACAATTGGTGCAAGTCCAAAAAACTTAATCCCTTAGGGATTGGCTCCCGCGTTTACTTCTTACGTTCAGAAATCGAAGCCAGCTTAATTCCACTAAATAAATAA